The Thermodesulfovibrio sp. 3462-1 genome contains the following window.
TTCATAACCTTCTTTTTTCAGCACATGTTCCAGGTTTTTTAAAGTTATTTTTTCATCATCTACTACCAGAATTTTTGTCATTTTATCGTCTCGGAAGCATTACTATAAATGTTGTTCCCTGTCCAGGAGTACTGTCCACACATATACAGCCATCGTGGTCTTTGATTAATTCTTGAGTTATAAAAAGTCCTAATCCTGAACCTTTGTTTTCTTTAGTAGTGAAGAATGGTTCAAAGATTTTTGAGATGTTCTCTTGAGGAATGCCAGGTCCATTGTCTTTTACCTCTAAGATAACGAACTCTTTATTAAGAGAAATTTCTCCTACACATTTTCCTTCTTTTTTAAGAAACAGATATTTATCAAGAGCTTCCTGGCTGTATGAGTAAGCCCTGATTTTTACTTCTCCTTGTAGTGCAGATGCCTGGATAGCGTTTTTAATAAGATTCAAAAGAACCTGCTGAATTCGTTGTTTATCCGCATATATTGTAAGATTTTCTTCTACATCAATAATTAAGTTAATTTTTGTTGGGATTTCACCTTTAATTAAAACAATCGTTTCTTCAATTAAATTCTGTGCAGAAATGTTTTCCTTCTGCAGTTCTTTTCTTCTTGAAAAATCAAGGACTGTTTTTATAATGTTTTTAGCTCTCTCAGTCTGAGATTCTATTGCATGAAGAAGTTCTTTTTTATATTCAGTATCTGCTTCTTCAAATTCTTCAATAAGTATCTGACATGATGTTGAAATGTTAGATAAAGGATTGTTAAGTTCATGGGCAATTCCAGAAAGCAGTGTTCCAAGAGAAGACAGTTTTTCAGCCTGTATAAGCTGTTTTTGTTTTGATTCAAGTTCTTTTAAAACTTTATTAAAAGTATCTACAAGTGAAAGAATTTCTTTATCATTAGATTTAACTTCAATAGAATATATTTTACCCTCTGCGATCTTTTTCATTTTATCTTCAAGCTCTTTCAATGGTTTTGAAATTAATCTTGTAAGACCTAAACCAAAAGAAATAAATGGGATGACAAAAAATATGATTATCAAAAAAATACTGTATTTCAAGATGTTATTCAGACTGTCTTTTATTAATCTACGTTCTGTTGTTTTAATATTTTCTGCAATATGGGTAAGCATTTTACCTTTTTCCCTTATTGACTGTTCAAGATTATGAACCGAGGGAGAATTTATTTTTTCTTTTAACTGTAACATTAGTAATTCATAAATTTGCAGAGTATTTGATAATTCTTTAATTGATTTTTCTATTTTTAATCCTTCAAATTTTTGATCAGTGATAAAATTTTTAACAGTCTTAATGTACTCTAAGTTGTCACGATAGTCTGTTTCATTTCTATAAAGAAAAAAATTCTTCTCTGTTCTTCTTATTTCCTGAATTGTTTCAAATAAATTAAAGATACTCTCTTCCACCTCTATTTTTTGTTTGATTAGCCATATATCATATAGAACAACCACTGATAAACCGATAGTAACAAGGATTCCACTAATGTAAAAAAGCATTATTTTTTGTGCAATGCTTTTAGGAAACATAGTTTAATTTAAAATATATAGATTGCAAAATGCAACAATTAGTTTATTTCTGAAACAATTGATGAGAATTATTAATAGTAAAAACTTAGGTAATTTAAGAAGATTCTTTCTGGCATAAAAAATGCTAATTTATTTATTAGAAAATTTAAAGAGGGGGTTTAAAAAATGTTTAAAAAAATTGTACAACTTTTTGAAAATTTATTTGTAGCTATTAGTTTTGCTGAGGCAGGAGAGTTTGATACAGCCAGAGAAATTCTGAGACAGCAAGATATCCATAGAAAAAAAGACAGGGTAAGGCCTCAGCAGCATATAAGACCCAGTATGAGAGCTTAGTAAAAGGGGCTATATGCCCCTTCTTAAATCAACACTATATTAACTACATCTTCAATCTTTTCCATAAATATAATTTTCAATCCTCTTTTAAAGTCTTCTGGTAGATTATCAATATCTACTTTGTTTCTGTGAGGAACTATGACTGTTTTGACTCCTGCTCTTTTTGCTGCTAAAATTTTTTCTTTAATACCTCCAACAGGAAGTATTCTTCCACTCAAGGTAAGCTCTCCTGTAATTGCAATATCTCTTCTTGCAGGCCTATTTGTAAATAGGGAAATTAAAGCCATTGCTATTGTTGCTCCTGCTGAAGGGCCATCTTTGGGAATTGCTCCCTGAGGAACATGAATGTGTATGTCCTGATTCTCAAATATCTCCTCTGAAATACCAAACACAGAAGCATTGCTTTTTATATAGCTCAGCGCTGCCTGGGCAGATTCTCTCATTATGTTTCCAAGAGAACCAGTAAGAATTAGTTCTCTTTTGCCTTTCATTTTGGCTGCTTCCACAAATATTATGTCACCGCCTGTTTCTGTCCATACAAGTCCGGTAACAACGCCAACTCTGTTTTTTGCATCAGCCACTTCAAAGTAATATCTTCTTGGACCAAGATATTTTTCCACCATTTCTGGAGTTATTTTTACTGGAGTTTTTGGCTTACTTCCTTTTACAATTTCGGTTGCCAGTTTTCTGCATATTGTTGCGATCATTCTTTCAAGATTTCTTATTCCAGCTTCTCTTGTATATTCCTGAATAATTTTTAAAATAGCCTCCTCAGTAAACGCAGGAGGAAACTCAGTAAGACCCTGCTCAGTTATCTGTTTGGGAATTAAATGTTTCAATGCTATGTTTTTCTTTTCTTCTTCTGTGTATCCTGAAAACTCTATGACCTCCATTCTGTCAAGCAGAGCTGGTTGAATATTATCAGGTATATTTGCTGTTACTATAAACATAACTCCTGAAAGGTCAAAGGGAACATCAAGGTAATGGTCAATAAATGCATAGTTTTGCTCGGGGTCAAGAGCTTCAAGAAGCGCTGAAGCAGGGTCTCCTTTGAAATCCTGACAGATTTTGTCAATCTCATCAAGCATTAAAACAGGATTAGCAACACCTGTTCTTCTAATTTCTTCTATAATTCTGCCTGGTTTTGCACCTGCATAGGTTCTTCTGTGCCCTCTTATTTCTGCCTCATCTTTTATTCCACCGAGTGAGATTCTTGCAAATTTTCTTCCAAGAGCATCAGCGATTGATTTTCCGAGAGATGTTTTTCCTGTTCCAGGAGGACCTGCAAAGCATAGAATTGAACCTTTTGTGGAAATTGTTGAAACTCTGTCTTCTGATGCCTGTTTTATTGATAGCTTTACTTCTTCTATTTTAAAAGGTTTGGCAATATAATGAAAGGCTCCTCTTTTTATTGCTTCAACTGCATTGTCCACAGCAGCATAGGCTGTTATCATTATAACTTTTGTATTTGGATATTTTGCTTTTACTTTATCAAGTATAGCAAAGCCATCTAATCCCTCCATTTTGATATCAGTAAGCACTATTTCAAATTCTTGTTCATCAAGAAGTTTGAAAGCTTCTGCACCATTTTTAGCAGTAACCACTTCGTAGTTTTCTTTTTTTAAAATGTGTTCAAGGTTTTTCCTCGCTATTTCTTCATCATCAACTATTAATATTCTTGGATTCCGATTTGAAGATAAAATTTTTACCGCAAGATGCTCAAGAATTCTATTTTTTACTCCATAAAGACCATAATGTCTTTCATTCAAAATTCTTTCTGCTCTTTCCAGGTCAAGATTATCAGCTGTTTTTTTATTCCATGGAAGTGTTGTAAGGTATTCTATGTAGGTTAGACTAATAGTGTATTCTGCTGCTGTAGGATTCATCTTGGAAAGTAAATCAAGCTCTGCAAGTGCAATATCTCTTACCTGAGAAGGCATTTCGGATTGAAAAATTTTTCTTCTCAGTTCTTCAACTATAGTATTCTTGTTTTCTTCGCTATGATCTGTTTTTTTGAAAATTTTCATTTTTGTTCTCTTTATTGCATTTTACAAATATGGCGATGCAATTTGCAACATAAAATTTTTTGTTCTGAAAAATTTCTTAACTAAAATCAAATAATTTACTCAATTAAATTTCTGGCATAGTAATTGTTTATTTAAAAAAGTGGAGGGATTGAAGATGAGAATAAAAGATTTGATAAGCAAATTTGAAAATTATATGTCAGCCGTCACTTTTGCTGAGGCAGGAGAGTTTTATACAGCCCAGCAAATTTTAAGAAAAAAGCCTGATATTGTGGTAATTATTTCAGGAACTCAAGAGGATGAGTATTCATTAAAGTACGCTTTAAATTTAAGCAAAAGAGTGAGTGGTCTATTAAGAGTTTTATGGAAAAAAGAAGTTTCAACAAATCATATAAAAAAATTAAAGGATGGGGATGTGAACTATGAAATTTTGCAGTATGATAGTTTTTCAGAACAAAAGATAAGAAATCTTTTAGAGAAAGCTGATCTTATAATTACAGCAGATGAAAAAATCTTAGGAAGACTTTCAAATGGTTATGTAGTTTTTGTTCAACCAAATAAAAATTTAATAGGAGGTTAAGATGCCAAGAAAAAACAAATCTTTATTTAAGCTGTTGTTTTATGGTGCAATTACCGTAACTCTCTATGCAGGTTTATTTCTGAATGAGCCAATAGTAAAGTCATTATGTGCAAGAGGAGGCTTATATGCTTTATTTCCAGTGGTAACTGCTTTTATTTTCTCTTTTGTCCATGGTAACTTTACAAACTATTTCTGGCAGACGCTTGGAATTGAAGCAAAGAAGAAGAGAGTTGAATTGACAGAACATGACAGAGCTGTTGAGAGAAAAGAGATCAGAACTCAGTTACGAGCATAAAAAATAAGGAAAGGAGGATAAAAAATGATTGAACTTACAACAAATTTTGTTGATTTAAACTGGATGAATGTGATGTATTTATTTTTTGTAGGACTTGTAGGAGGACTTGTAAGCGGATTTATTGGTTCAGGTGGAGCTTTTGTTCTGACACCCGGCATGATGAGCATGGGTGTTCCAGGACTTGTAGCTGTTGCATCAAATATGTGTCATAAGTTTCCAAAGGCACTTGTAGGAGCTATAAAAAGAACTAAATTCGGTCAGGTTGATGTTAAACTCGGTCTTGTTATGGGAGCCTCTGCTGAGGCAGGAGTTTTGTTCGGTGCTCATGTTCAGGAATACATAAAGAAGACATTTGGTGATGTAGGTTCAAATCTCTATGTGAGTGCGGCTTTTGTTGTTGTCCTTAGCATTGTGGGTACATATGTGCTTTTAGATGCGATAAAGACCAAAAATAATGATAAAGCAAAAAAACCAGAAGAAACTACAAAAATTGCAAAGTGGCTTCAGTCAATCTATATTCCAGGAACTATGGTTTATTTCAGAAGCCTAAATGCAAAAGTCTCTGTTCTTTTTACAATTCCACTTGGCTTTGCAACAGGCATGCTTGCAGCCACAATAGCAGTAGGAGGATTTATCGGAGTTCCTGCTATGATGTATGTGCTTGGTGTACCAGCAATAATGGCATCTGCAACTGAACTTGTTATTGCCTTTGTTATGGGTCTTGTTGGTTCTTTCAAATATGCAATGAGTGGTTTTGTTGATATAAGGCTTGCAATGATAATTCTGGCAGGTTCTCTTTTCGGTGTTCAACTTGGAGCAATAGGAACAACCTATGTTAAAGATTATATGATTAAAATCGTCATGGGAGTTATCATGCTAATTGTACTTGTTAGCAGAGGTTTAATGATTCCAGTTTATCTCGGTCAGCTTGGAATAATATCTCCTTTATCAGTAGCTACAGTTACAACACTTAAAACTTTAAGTTTTGCTATTATGGTAACAGCTCTTGTAGTGGGAGCAGGAATTATATGTATGGCATTGTTTAAGGGTTTACGGGAAGAAAGGAAAATTCAGAAGATTGTTGCAACCTCTTCAGTCACAGTTAAGTAGAATTTTAAACCTAAAAAAGGGGTGGAATAAATCCCCCCCCTTTTTTATATAATTTTAAAAAATACATAGGAGGCAAAGATGGCTCTTTACAGAAGAATGCTTGTATGCATTGATGGCTCAGAGGAAAGTTTCCATGCTTTTGAAGAGGCTGTTAGATTTGCAAAAGAAAAAAACATTACAGTCTTTGTCCTGACTGTTGCTCCATCCTATTATGGAGATTTAAGTCTTGTAGGTATTGGAGTATCTGTTGAGGAGATCTGTAAACCTTATAAGGAAAATCTTTCAAAAGCTAAAGATATAGCTGAGAAACATCAAGTTCTCGTGAAAACTCTTTATGAAGAAGGAGAACCCTTTGAAAAGATTATTGATGTAGGTGAGGAAATCTCAGCAGACTTAATAATTATGGGCAAAAAAGGTATAAGCGCTCTTCAGCAGGTTTTAATTGGAAGCGTGACAGAACGAGTGATTGGTTATAGTAATACTGATGTTTTAGTTGTCCCGAAGAATTCAACGATCAAATGGAACAGATGCCTTGTGGCTGTTGATATTTCAAAATATGGAGAAAAAGTTTGCAATAAAGCAATAGAGATTGCAAGAGATTTTCAATCAGAGATAAATCTGATTTCTGTGGTAGAAGTTCCTTCAGCAGTTTTTGCAGTGAAGCCTGAACTTTATGATGAACAGGTAAATAAAACAAAAAAATATTTAAAAGAGCTTGAACTTAAATTTCACGGTGAAAACATATCTCCCAGAATTTTTATAGAAGAAGGAGAGCCTTATAAAAAGATTCTTGAGAAGGCAGATGAGATTCAAGCTGATATTATTGTTGTGAGCTCTCATGGAAGAACAGGACTTAAAAGGCTTCTTATGGGAAGCGTATGCCAGAGAGTAATCGGGCTTTCAAAGATACCTGTCTTAGTTGTGAAATCATAAATGAAATATTTCATATCAGGTTGGGCAGGATTTAGAGAAGCACTGAATGTGCCAGAGGACTGGCATTTTTTAGCTCCTTTTATTGATTTAGATGAAGTGGGGATTTTAGACTTTTTTAATGATAAATCAGGCAATATACTTATTGGCTGGTCAACAGGTGGACATATTGTTCTTAAACATTTTCACTTTTTTTCTGAAAAATTTGAAAAAATTTTTATTATTGCAGGATTCAAAAAGTTTACCGATTACATTCATCCAAAAATTATAAAAAGAATGATTCAAAAAATGGATAGTGAACCACAGGATGTTATAAAAGAATTTCATTTAAATGCAGGATTAAAACCTTATATTCCTGAAAATATCAATAAACATGCACTTATTGAGGGTTTAAAATTTTTAATTAATTCTGATTTTGAATATTTAAGCTGTGAAAAAAACAACATAACACTTCTTCATGGAAGCATGGATAAAATTCTGCCTCCAAAAGCTTTACATGATTTAAAAAAACTATGCCCTTTTGCTCAGGCTTATGTTATATCCGGTTTTCACTGGATTCCCTTTAAAGTTTTAAATTCTATTTTACATTCCTAAATAAGTTTCTTTTATTTGCGGATGTTCAAGAAGCTCCTTTGAACGTCCTGATATTTTTATTTCTCCAACTTCCATAACATATGCTCTGTCACTTATTTCCAGCGCCATATGAACATCCTGTTCAACCAGTAAAATACTTACTCCAGATTTATTGATTTTTTTTACGACATCAACAAGTATTTCAACTATTGTTGGAGCAAGTCCCAATGTAAATTCATCAATTAAAAGAAGTTCTGGCTCATTCATAAGAGCTCTTCCTATTGCAAGCATCTGTTGTTCTCCCCCAGAAAGGTCTCCTCCAAGATGATTTTTTCTTTCATAAAGTCTTGGTAAAATGGAAAAAACTTTTTCCATTCTTTCTTTTAATCCGTTTCTTCTGCGATATGCTCCTATTTCAAGATTTTCTTTTACAGTCATACCAGAAAATATCCTTCTTCTTTCCGGGCATAGACTTATTCCCATTTTTACAATTTTGTCTGGTGAAAGATTGGCAATGTTTTCATCTTTAAAAATAATTTCTCCACTCCATACTCTTAACCTTCCTACAATTGCTCTCATCAGCGTGCTTTTCCCTGCACCATTTGAGCCAAGAAGAGCAACTATTTCACCTTTGTTGATTTCAAGAGAAATATTTCTTAATATATGTAAATCACCGTAGCCTGTATTGAGATTTTTTATTTCAAAGAATTTCATTATGCCACCCCTTTTTGTGCGAATTTACTTCCTAAATAAGCTTCAATTACCTGAGGATGATTGCAAACTTCATGAGGTTTTCCATCGCAAATAAGCTCTCCTAAGTGTAGAACAACAACTCTATCTGATATCCCCATGATAACTTTCATAACATGTTCAATTGCTATTATCGTTATTCCTCTTTCTTTCAAAAGCAAAATTTCTTTCATTATATCATCAAGCTCCTTAGGATTAAGTCCTGCCATAACCTCATCAAGAATTAAAAGTTCAGGGTCCATTGCCAGCGCTCTTGCAAGTTCAAGTTTTTTACGCTGAGCAATTGGTAAGATGCTTGGTTCTTTATCTTTTTCATTTAAAAGTCCAACTATTTTTAAGGCTTCCATTGCTATGTCTTTTGCTTCTGCATTAGTTTTTGCATTTTTTCTACCATAAAATGCTCCGACCATGACATTTTCCAAAACTGTAAGACCCTTAAATGGCTTAACAACCTGAAATGTTCTTGCTATGCCCATTTTTGAGATCTCATATGATTTCTTATTGTTGATTAATTCTCCTTTGTAATAGATTTCACCTCTTGTTATGTCAGTCAAACGACATATAAGATTCATTAAAGTTGTTTTTCCTGCTCCATTAGGTCCTATTAATCCAAGGATTTCTCCTTTGTATACTTTAAGGTTTACATTATTTAAAACCTCAAGGCCACCATATTTTTTTGCAAGATTTTTTGTTTCAAGTATTATCATCTCTCAGCACCTCAAAGTTTATTTTCTTTCAGATTAATAATAATTTTTCTAAGAGAAAATCCTTCTTTAAATGTTTCAAATAGTCCCTTAGGAATAAAAATTACTATTAATATGATTAGCAGTCCGAGTATCATTCCATGAATTTCTATAAATTTGCTCCATACCAATTCTGAGATAAGCTCAAGAATAAAAGCTCCTATCATTGGACCCAGGACAGTTGTTCCACCACCAAGCAAAATCATTGCAAACATTTTTACAGAATAAGAAGTTTGAAAAACTGTAGAAGAATCAATATATGTTAACCAATAAGCATATGCTCCACCAGCTATGCCAACAAGAGCTCCACTTATAGCCCATGATATTGTTTTAAAAAGTGGTGTATTTATACCGATTACAGATGCCGCATCTTCATCGATTCTTATTGCTCTCAAGGCATATCCAAATTTTGAACGAAATATTAAAAAAGCTATCAAAACAGTAAGCAACATTATTGAAAGGATTGCATAGTAGAAAAATTTATATATATAAGCAGGGTCACCTTCCATAATAGGCAATGTAAGTCCCATACCTCCGCCTGTTATTTCTGTCATATTATCAACAATTTCTTTTATAGCTTCCATTACTCCAATTGTAGCAATTGCAAAATAGTGTCCTTTAAGTCTTAAAAGCGGTATGCCTAAAAGTGTAGCAATTATAAATCCTGATAATGCACAGAAAGGAAGAGTCAATAAAAAGGAGAAACCATATTTTGTCATCAATACTCCAGTTACATATGCTCCTATTCCAAAAAAGGCTATATTTCCAAATGCTGGATATCCTGTAAATCCTATGATTATGTTACTTCCTGTAGCAATTGCTGCAAACATAAATGTTTGAGTTAAAACCCTGAGCCAGTATCCTGATATTAAGAATGGCAGAATCGCCAATACAGCAATAAATATAAAAAATAAAATTACACTTTTTTTCATATCAATGCTTTACCTCCGCAAAGTATTTTTTCCCTAAGATTCCTGTAGGTTTTATTACGAGAACCAGTACCATTATTGCAAGAGTAATTGCATTTTTATAGCTTTCTCCAATAATGTAAGAACTCAGAGTTTCAACAATTCCAAGAATAATACCACCCAGAAGAGCTCCTTCAACTCTTCCAAGTCCACCAAGAATACTTACAATAAAGGCTCTTAGTGTTAAAGAGCCTGCTACTGATGGAGAAAATGCCTGCGTTAATGAGAAAAGACTTCCAGCAACGCCTGCCAATCCTGAAGCAATTGCAAAGGTTATTGCAAAAATTTTTGCTGGGTTTATTCCCACCATCATTGCAGCATCAATATCAAGAGATGTGGCTTTAATTGCCTTTCCAGTCCATGTTTTATTGAGAAATAGACTTAAAAGTAATGTAATTAACACACATATTGCAAATACACCCAATCTTATATAGGGTATAACAATATCTCCTACTATTAAGCTTTCTCCAGCGTAATCAGGAGTAACAGATCTGAAGTCAGCTGAGAAAAAGGTTGTCATAAAATTTACAAGGAATATCTCTACTCCAAAAGTCAGTATAAGAAGCATAAAAATCTGTGCTTTAACAACTAAATTGAGTAAATATCTTTGCAAAATATATCCAAAGATAAAAAGAGGTATAAAACTGAATGGAAGGCTTAAAAAAGGATCAAGTCCATAATGCTGAAACAAAAATAAAGTAATATATGCTCCTAAGAGAGCTATCGCTCCGTGAGCAAGGTTAATTATATTTGTTACTCCCCAGACAAGAGAAAAACCCACACCAATAAGAGCATAAAATCCTCCAAGAAGAATACCATTTAAAAGAATTTGTAATAATATCATATCCTCCCTCGTTTTAATTTAATAAAATAAAAAAGCCCGGAGCTTGCCGGGCTTTCAGGATTATCTCCATGCTGGCTTTGGATATACTGGTTTAGCTTCAGCAGCTGCCTCAGGATATACTGTTTTTTGTTGCCCTCTCAGTATCTGGATGACAGGCATTCCTTTGCCAACAACTTTTCCTGTTGCATCAAATCTGATTTTTCCAAAGAGAGTTTCTTCATTAAAGCTTGCAAGTGCATGTCTTATTTTGTTTATATCTGTAAAAGTGCCTGCTTTCTCAATAGCTCTCTGGAATATAACTGCAGCAGCAGCACCACCAGCAGCATGATAGTTTGGTTCCACGCCAAATTTTGCTTTAAAGGCTTTTACAAAATTTGCATTTGACCCAAAAACAGGATCTTTATATTTCAAAGTTGGAGTCCATTGAGCTGAACCAAAAATGTATTCAGCATCACCTTTAAGTGCTGTTACAAAATCTGGTAAAGTTGGGCCAACTGAAAATGCTATTGCCTTTGGATTTAATTTATAATCTTTACTCTGTTTAACTATTACAACAGTATCTTGAAAATGGCCACATCCAATAAGAATATCAGGATTTTTAGCTTTAATTTCCACAATAACTGTAGACAGATCCTGTGTTCCTTTTGGATAGTCCTTGTAATACACTACTTTATATCCATATTTCTGAGCTGAAGCATATGCACCCTGTGCAACCTGAGTGGAGAAAAGATCATTTGAGTAAACAATTGCAACAGTATTTGGTTTAGGAGTTTTATTTCTTAGCATTTTTAAAGTATCATCCATGTATTCAGTAGCTACTGTATAAATTCCAAATAGATTTTTAAAGCCTCTTGTGTAAAGTTTGTCTGCAGCAGCACCACCCTGAACCATTAAAGCTCCGTACTTCTCAGTAATCGCAGATGTTGAGAAAACTGACTCACTGCCGTATGGACCTAAAATGAGTTTAATACCATCTTCGGTTATGAGTTTTTCCACAAGCTTGGCTGCTCTGTTTGGATCACTTTCATCATCGTAGTATTTAATATCCACTTTGTAATATTTATTTCCTACCTTGATACCACCTCTTTTGTTTACAGTTTCTTTCCACAGTTCGTAACCGTTCTTTACGAGATTTCCTTCCTTTGCAAGTTTTCCTGTAAGAGACAGAGCTGCGCCAAATCTGATTACATCAGCTGAATAAACCTGAGCTACTAACAACAGAATTAAACTTAAAACTAACATCATCAAACCTGCCCTTTTCATTTTCCCCTCCTTTTTTAGATTTTAATGATGATATTAAAAATTTTTAAAAAATTTCAACATCTACCTCGCTAATCCAAGTTTTTTAGCTTTTTCTGCCACTGCATGAGAAACCATCTGAGCAACTTTCTTATTGAATATACTTGGAATAATATAGTCTTCGTTAAGTTCTTCATCTTTAATTATGTTTGCGATGGCATTAGCAGCAGCAAAGAAAATTTCTTTATCAACTCCTTTTGCACGCACCTCAAGTAAGCCCTTAAACAATCCTGGAAAAGCAAGAACATTGTTAATCTGATTGGGATAGTCAGACCTTCCAGTTGCCATTATTCTGACAAGGGGCATTGCAAGCTCTGGTGCAATTTCAGGGTCTGGATTGGCAAGAGCAAAAACAACCCGTGGAGGATTCATCCTTTTTAAATCATCTGGAGTTATTATATTTGGGGCTGAAAGTCCGATAAAAACATCTGCTCCTTCCATTGCATCAGAAATTGTTCCTTTAATTTTTCCTGGATTAGTCTTTTTTGCGAGCTCTTCTTTATGAGGATCCATATCCTTTGTTCTTCCCTCATAAAGAGCACCGGCTCTATCACACACAATTATGTCTTTTACTCCGTAGTCAAGAAGCATATAGACTGTGGCAGTTCCTGCTGCACCAGCTCCAGCTATAACTACTTTAAACTCTCTAATATCTCTCTTAAGAATTCTTCCCACATTTATCAATGCAGCTAAAACAACAATAGCTGTCCCATGCTGGTCATCATGAACAACTGGAATATCAAGCTCCTGCCTGAGTCTTTTCTCTACTTCAAAACAGCGTGGTGCAGCAATGTCTTCAAGATT
Protein-coding sequences here:
- a CDS encoding ATP-binding protein, with amino-acid sequence MFPKSIAQKIMLFYISGILVTIGLSVVVLYDIWLIKQKIEVEESIFNLFETIQEIRRTEKNFFLYRNETDYRDNLEYIKTVKNFITDQKFEGLKIEKSIKELSNTLQIYELLMLQLKEKINSPSVHNLEQSIREKGKMLTHIAENIKTTERRLIKDSLNNILKYSIFLIIIFFVIPFISFGLGLTRLISKPLKELEDKMKKIAEGKIYSIEVKSNDKEILSLVDTFNKVLKELESKQKQLIQAEKLSSLGTLLSGIAHELNNPLSNISTSCQILIEEFEEADTEYKKELLHAIESQTERAKNIIKTVLDFSRRKELQKENISAQNLIEETIVLIKGEIPTKINLIIDVEENLTIYADKQRIQQVLLNLIKNAIQASALQGEVKIRAYSYSQEALDKYLFLKKEGKCVGEISLNKEFVILEVKDNGPGIPQENISKIFEPFFTTKENKGSGLGLFITQELIKDHDGCICVDSTPGQGTTFIVMLPRR
- the lon gene encoding endopeptidase La, with protein sequence MKIFKKTDHSEENKNTIVEELRRKIFQSEMPSQVRDIALAELDLLSKMNPTAAEYTISLTYIEYLTTLPWNKKTADNLDLERAERILNERHYGLYGVKNRILEHLAVKILSSNRNPRILIVDDEEIARKNLEHILKKENYEVVTAKNGAEAFKLLDEQEFEIVLTDIKMEGLDGFAILDKVKAKYPNTKVIMITAYAAVDNAVEAIKRGAFHYIAKPFKIEEVKLSIKQASEDRVSTISTKGSILCFAGPPGTGKTSLGKSIADALGRKFARISLGGIKDEAEIRGHRRTYAGAKPGRIIEEIRRTGVANPVLMLDEIDKICQDFKGDPASALLEALDPEQNYAFIDHYLDVPFDLSGVMFIVTANIPDNIQPALLDRMEVIEFSGYTEEEKKNIALKHLIPKQITEQGLTEFPPAFTEEAILKIIQEYTREAGIRNLERMIATICRKLATEIVKGSKPKTPVKITPEMVEKYLGPRRYYFEVADAKNRVGVVTGLVWTETGGDIIFVEAAKMKGKRELILTGSLGNIMRESAQAALSYIKSNASVFGISEEIFENQDIHIHVPQGAIPKDGPSAGATIAMALISLFTNRPARRDIAITGELTLSGRILPVGGIKEKILAAKRAGVKTVIVPHRNKVDIDNLPEDFKRGLKIIFMEKIEDVVNIVLI
- a CDS encoding sulfite exporter TauE/SafE family protein; amino-acid sequence: MIELTTNFVDLNWMNVMYLFFVGLVGGLVSGFIGSGGAFVLTPGMMSMGVPGLVAVASNMCHKFPKALVGAIKRTKFGQVDVKLGLVMGASAEAGVLFGAHVQEYIKKTFGDVGSNLYVSAAFVVVLSIVGTYVLLDAIKTKNNDKAKKPEETTKIAKWLQSIYIPGTMVYFRSLNAKVSVLFTIPLGFATGMLAATIAVGGFIGVPAMMYVLGVPAIMASATELVIAFVMGLVGSFKYAMSGFVDIRLAMIILAGSLFGVQLGAIGTTYVKDYMIKIVMGVIMLIVLVSRGLMIPVYLGQLGIISPLSVATVTTLKTLSFAIMVTALVVGAGIICMALFKGLREERKIQKIVATSSVTVK
- a CDS encoding universal stress protein; this translates as MALYRRMLVCIDGSEESFHAFEEAVRFAKEKNITVFVLTVAPSYYGDLSLVGIGVSVEEICKPYKENLSKAKDIAEKHQVLVKTLYEEGEPFEKIIDVGEEISADLIIMGKKGISALQQVLIGSVTERVIGYSNTDVLVVPKNSTIKWNRCLVAVDISKYGEKVCNKAIEIARDFQSEINLISVVEVPSAVFAVKPELYDEQVNKTKKYLKELELKFHGENISPRIFIEEGEPYKKILEKADEIQADIIVVSSHGRTGLKRLLMGSVCQRVIGLSKIPVLVVKS
- a CDS encoding ABC transporter ATP-binding protein; translation: MKFFEIKNLNTGYGDLHILRNISLEINKGEIVALLGSNGAGKSTLMRAIVGRLRVWSGEIIFKDENIANLSPDKIVKMGISLCPERRRIFSGMTVKENLEIGAYRRRNGLKERMEKVFSILPRLYERKNHLGGDLSGGEQQMLAIGRALMNEPELLLIDEFTLGLAPTIVEILVDVVKKINKSGVSILLVEQDVHMALEISDRAYVMEVGEIKISGRSKELLEHPQIKETYLGM
- a CDS encoding ABC transporter ATP-binding protein is translated as MIILETKNLAKKYGGLEVLNNVNLKVYKGEILGLIGPNGAGKTTLMNLICRLTDITRGEIYYKGELINNKKSYEISKMGIARTFQVVKPFKGLTVLENVMVGAFYGRKNAKTNAEAKDIAMEALKIVGLLNEKDKEPSILPIAQRKKLELARALAMDPELLILDEVMAGLNPKELDDIMKEILLLKERGITIIAIEHVMKVIMGISDRVVVLHLGELICDGKPHEVCNHPQVIEAYLGSKFAQKGVA
- a CDS encoding branched-chain amino acid ABC transporter permease: MKKSVILFFIFIAVLAILPFLISGYWLRVLTQTFMFAAIATGSNIIIGFTGYPAFGNIAFFGIGAYVTGVLMTKYGFSFLLTLPFCALSGFIIATLLGIPLLRLKGHYFAIATIGVMEAIKEIVDNMTEITGGGMGLTLPIMEGDPAYIYKFFYYAILSIMLLTVLIAFLIFRSKFGYALRAIRIDEDAASVIGINTPLFKTISWAISGALVGIAGGAYAYWLTYIDSSTVFQTSYSVKMFAMILLGGGTTVLGPMIGAFILELISELVWSKFIEIHGMILGLLIILIVIFIPKGLFETFKEGFSLRKIIINLKENKL